CCGCATACGAGTCCACGGCGGGGTCGTCGTTGCCGTATTTCGCACAGCCCCGCAATTCCGCCTGCAGGCGTCCGTGGCCGGCGAAATCCGCCTCCAGGGCCGCGACGACCTCGTCCAGCCGGTATTTCCCCCGTGAGAACACCAGCTCTTCGAGGGCGTAGAGGGAATCCGCGACGTCGGCTATCCCGACTCCCTGGATGCCGCTGGAGTTGAACTTGGCGCCGCCCTCGGTGAGGTCTCGGCCGGACTCCAGGCACCCCTCGACGAGCATGGAAGAGAGCGGCGTGGGATTGAAGTCGCGGTTCCCCGTCTCGACCACGCGGAAGTCGCCGACCATCTTCTCCACCATGTGCTCAACCTGCGCCCGGAAGGCCCTGACCACGTCATCCATGTCCCGGAAAGTCGCGGGGTCAGCAGTCCTCGCCCCCACCCTGAAGCGCCCGCCGAAGCGCCGTCCCCTGTTCAGGGCCAGCTCCAGGCACATGGGCAGGTTGAACAGGCCGGCGTCGGTGGAGAAGAAGCTGTTGCCGGGGAGGGCGAGCTCGACACACCCCACCACGCCGTAGTTGCGGGCCTCCTCAACCGGATAACCGTGGTAGACCAGGGAAGCCACGGACGCCTCGTCGCCGAAGACGGCAGGCATGCCGTTGCCCTTACGGGCGACATCGGCCACGCGCAACAGGTACTCGTCGGGCGAACCCGCATGCACGCGTGCCTGGTAGTTGGGATCCCTCAAGCCGGCTTCCTCCATGACGTCGAGGAAGATGTAAGTAAGGTCGTTGGTGGCGTCGTCGCCCTGGCGGTCCATGCCGCCCACGATGGCCGCCTGCACCACCAGGTAGCCGCCGTGAAACTGGCTTATCCGCTCCGAGAGGAGGAAGACGTGCTCGGCGGCCTTGGCGGTGAAGGAGAGCAGGAGGTCCTTCGCCTCTTCACGCGTCAGGCGCCCCTCCGCCATGTCCTTTTCGTAGTAGGGATAGAGGTACTGGTCGATACGGCCGAACGAAACGGCGGAATTGAGGCTCTCCAGGTTCACCGCGAGATGGGTCAACCACATGGACTGCAGGGCTTCCTGCAGGCCCTCCGCGGGACGGGCCGGGACCTTGCGGCACACCGCGGCTATGTCCACGAGTTCGGCTCTACGGACGGCATTCTCCTCCGTCCGCGCCAGCCTCTCCGCCTCATCGGCCAGGCGCCCCGCGAAGACCAACAACCCTTCGCAGGCTGTACGCGCCGCCTCGTAGAGCGGTCCCTCCTTGCCGCGCATGAGTTCCAGGTAGCCCTCCACGCCCAGCTGGATCATCCTGTCGTAGCCGGGGAGGAAGTGGCCGATCCCCCCGGCCTCGTTGATGAGGTAGTAGGTGGGGCGCAGTTGCTCGCTCACGTAGCGCAGGAGGTGCAAGCGGTCCCTGAAGGCGCGCACGTTCATGTTGCGGAAGAGCCAGTAGGGTATCACCTTCAAGAGGAGCCTGAGCCGGTCGGACCAGGTGATGAGCAGTGGGGTGGTCTTCCGGCGCTCTATCCACAGCAGGTCCTCGCTCATGAAGACCCCCGCCAGCTCCGGCTGGGTGATGGCGGATATGCGGTACGAGCCCACGTTGCCGACGATGAGCTCATCCGCGTAGATACGCACGGACTTGTTCGCGAGTATGTACTTCAGTAGTTTCGCCTTGCGGACCGGCATGGGGTCGGTGGGATCATCGTGTTTCTTGAAGTAATCCGTGACCAGCAGCGCTCTTTCGGGGCAAAGGTGCACAGGCGAGCCCATGAGTTCGCCCTTGATGCGCCGGAAGCGCTCGCTCCTCCCAACCCGTTCATCTACCTCTAACATTTGCCTCTGATTATAGCAAACGTCCGATAGTATGCATCGCGAAAGTGACAGCGGCACCCGGAGGGTGACGC
This window of the Actinomycetota bacterium genome carries:
- a CDS encoding pyruvate formate lyase family protein — protein: MLEVDERVGRSERFRRIKGELMGSPVHLCPERALLVTDYFKKHDDPTDPMPVRKAKLLKYILANKSVRIYADELIVGNVGSYRISAITQPELAGVFMSEDLLWIERRKTTPLLITWSDRLRLLLKVIPYWLFRNMNVRAFRDRLHLLRYVSEQLRPTYYLINEAGGIGHFLPGYDRMIQLGVEGYLELMRGKEGPLYEAARTACEGLLVFAGRLADEAERLARTEENAVRRAELVDIAAVCRKVPARPAEGLQEALQSMWLTHLAVNLESLNSAVSFGRIDQYLYPYYEKDMAEGRLTREEAKDLLLSFTAKAAEHVFLLSERISQFHGGYLVVQAAIVGGMDRQGDDATNDLTYIFLDVMEEAGLRDPNYQARVHAGSPDEYLLRVADVARKGNGMPAVFGDEASVASLVYHGYPVEEARNYGVVGCVELALPGNSFFSTDAGLFNLPMCLELALNRGRRFGGRFRVGARTADPATFRDMDDVVRAFRAQVEHMVEKMVGDFRVVETGNRDFNPTPLSSMLVEGCLESGRDLTEGGAKFNSSGIQGVGIADVADSLYALEELVFSRGKYRLDEVVAALEADFAGHGRLQAELRGCAKYGNDDPAVDSYADLVAHIFHDALSAYRNTRGGPYVPGFYSVTCHVAFGRRVGALPSGRNAGRPLASSLSPANGCDRLGPTALLHSVTRVDSRLMPNGCAVNLRFDPRNLAGEEGPANLAALMRAYFAQGGMQVQFNIIDPEVLEDARRHPGKYPGLVVRVAGYCAYFDDLPEAAKDEIISRTIHSV